In a single window of the Montipora capricornis isolate CH-2021 chromosome 11, ASM3666992v2, whole genome shotgun sequence genome:
- the LOC138023903 gene encoding uncharacterized protein, protein MNTSRNTRNSQSAAYDAVSFVQESGEIPPESVSAPTEPSSVASTALSSPSVVLPTSPAFLATVATAVQQVLSAQQAASLPAWSVPSSVANSGGVFAPSANSSQLAAQALSFAASGAGFASSVPATATHSASGRPNNCVVPTFVSTFSSPIPSLAQSAFPSTLNAAFPSRTIGPEPFASLPFLHQPFVVGPGFSPVPAKLVSQIVAGKFVELHELLPSNIVSSEPEPQLLFDGRLVLTSPPKKPKRRIDDIDTWLEAFSIFCLILVSHFPHRWKDLLQYQLLILRKYRQFSSRVWLSYDRAFRENAAATNLTDWSQLNSTLFSFHSTGWSARSSSNFSDGQNEPHGAASSQIICKSWNRGHCVAPSASCRFAHKCASCHGPHRAAVCPANASSKPSSSSKRSPDSLPPRSSSKSRRL, encoded by the coding sequence ATGAACACCAGTAGAAACACTCGTAATAGCCAGTCGGCAGCGTATGATGCCGTGTCTTTTGTGCAGGAGTCCGGGGAAATTCCTCCGGAATCGGTGTCAGCACCAACGGAACCTAGTAGCGTGGCTTCAACAGCCCTGTCTTCTCCATCTGTTGTTTTGCCCACGTCTCCTGCCTTTCTGGCCACTGTCGCCACCGCTGTCCAGCAAGTGCTTTCGGCCCAGCAAGCTGCAAGCCTTCCTGCTTGGAGTGTACCCTCAAGCGTGGCCAACTCCGGAGGCGTTTTTGCCCCGTCTGCTAATTCGAGCCAACTTGCTGCCCAAGCGTTGTCGTTCGCCGCTTCTGGCGCTGGCTTTGCATCCTCCGTACCGGCCACGGCGACTCATTCTGCTTCAGGTAGGCCAAATAACTGTGTTGTTCCTACTTTTGTATCGACATTTTCCTCTCCTATTCCATCGCTCGCTCAGTCGGCTTTTCCCAGCACTCTCAACGCGGCCTTTCCCTCCAGGACCATTGGCCCCGAACCGTTTGCTTCGTTGCCGTTTTTACATCAACCGTTCGTGGTGGGCCCTGGTTTTTCTCCTGTACCGGCAAAATTAGTTAGTCAGATCGTGGCTGGCAAATTTGTCGAACTCCACGAGTTGCTTCCCTCGAACATTGTTTCCTCCGAGCCAGAGCCTCAGTTACTGTTCGACGGGCGCCTTGTCTTAACGTCCCCACCGAAGAAGCCTAAGCGGCGCATTGACGATATTGATACGTGGTTGGAAGCCTTCTCTATATTTTGCCTCATCCTTGTGTCGCACTTTCCCCACCGTTGGAAAGATCTCCTCCAGTATCAACTTCTCATACTGCGAAAATATCGCCAGTTTTCCAGTCGGGTCTGGTTATCTTACGACCGCGCTTTTAGAGAGAATGCTGCGGCAACTAACTTGACCGATTGGTCCCAACTCAACAGCACACTGTTTAGTTTCCACTCCACTGGCTGGTCCGCTCGCTCTTCCAGCAACTTTTCGGATGGCCAAAACGAGCCCCACGGTGCTGCGTCGTCTCAGATCATCTGCAAATCCTGGAATCGGGGACATTGCGTGGCCCCTTCAGCATCCTGCCGTTTTGCCCACAAGTGTGCTAGCTGCCATGGCCCGCACCGGGCTGCAGTCTGCCCGGCCAATGCATCCTCCAAGCCCAGCTCGTCTTCGAAGCGTTCTCCTGACTCTCTCCCTCCTAGGTCCAGCAGCAAATCCCGTCGTTTGTAG